The following coding sequences are from one Strix uralensis isolate ZFMK-TIS-50842 chromosome 6, bStrUra1, whole genome shotgun sequence window:
- the PRLH gene encoding prolactin-releasing peptide → MKLGAVCLLCLLLVCLTLPIAQGRIRERSMEIRNPDIDPSWYTGRGIRPVGRFGRRRALGAGTHPGGAGRRQACAPPHPHPQPPQEERSP, encoded by the exons ATGAAGCTGGGGGCCGTCTGCCTCCTGTGCCTGCTGCTCGTCTGCCTGACCCTGCCCATCGCCCAGGGCCGCATCCGTGAGCGCTCCATGGAAATCAGGA ACCCGGACATCGACCCCTCCTGGTACACAGGCCGTGGGATCAGGCCAGTGGGGCGGTTTGGGCGGCGGAGAGCCCTGGGTGCGGGCACCCATCCCGGGGGGGCTGGCCGGCGGCAAGCCtgcgcccccccccacccacacccccagcctccccaggaggAGCGGAGCCCCTGA
- the RAB17 gene encoding ras-related protein Rab-17 isoform X1 codes for MPRTGALGGEQGFGKGMAQKAVPGTSLEGIRPTYMYKVVLLGSTSVGKSSLAYRYVKNDFRDSLPTVGCSFFTQMLNLEVASIKFEIWDTAGQEKYHSVCHLYYRGARAALLVYDITNKETFNRAKLWLRDLEKEFLPDEIVIALVGNKTDLAGEREVATEEGEEFARTKGLLFMETSAKSNHQVNDTFMAIAQELLQREREEASHHGLLTANLEESRTGTRCC; via the exons GGCATGGCACAGAAAGCAGTGCCTGGCACCTCCCTGGAAGGGATTCGTCCCACCTACATGTACAAGGTGGTTCTGTTGGGGAGCACATCAGTGGGAAAGTCAAGCCTAGCCTACCGATATGTGAAAAATGACTTCAGGGATTCGCTGCCAACTGTGGGAT GCTCCTTCTTCACACAAATGCTCAATCTGGAGGTAGCCTCCATCAAGTTTGAGATCTGGGACACAGCAGGCCAGGAGAAGTACCACAGCGTCTGCCACCTCTACTACCGGGGTGCCCGTGCTGCTCTCCTCGTTTACGACATCACTAACAAG gAAACATTCAACAGAGCAAAGCTGTGGCTGAGGGACCTAGAGAAGGAATTCCTTCCTGATGAAATCGTTATTGCTTTGGTGGGCAACAAGACGGACCTTGCTGGTGAGCGAGAAGTTGCCACCGAG GAGGGGGAAGAGTTTGCAAGGACCAAAGGCCTTCTGTTCATGGAGACATCTGCAAAATCCAACCACCAAGTAAATGATACCTTTATGGCCATAG CGCAAGAGCTCCTGCAGCGGGAACGAGAGGAGGCATCCCATCATGGGCTGTTAACAGCCAACCTGGAGGAGAGCAGGACAGGAACAAGGTGCTGCTGA
- the RAB17 gene encoding ras-related protein Rab-17 isoform X2, whose amino-acid sequence MILRHGRFGTHLLGSFFTQMLNLEVASIKFEIWDTAGQEKYHSVCHLYYRGARAALLVYDITNKETFNRAKLWLRDLEKEFLPDEIVIALVGNKTDLAGEREVATEEGEEFARTKGLLFMETSAKSNHQVNDTFMAIAQELLQREREEASHHGLLTANLEESRTGTRCC is encoded by the exons ATGATTCTGCGTCACGGCCGTTTTGGTACTCATCTTCTAG GCTCCTTCTTCACACAAATGCTCAATCTGGAGGTAGCCTCCATCAAGTTTGAGATCTGGGACACAGCAGGCCAGGAGAAGTACCACAGCGTCTGCCACCTCTACTACCGGGGTGCCCGTGCTGCTCTCCTCGTTTACGACATCACTAACAAG gAAACATTCAACAGAGCAAAGCTGTGGCTGAGGGACCTAGAGAAGGAATTCCTTCCTGATGAAATCGTTATTGCTTTGGTGGGCAACAAGACGGACCTTGCTGGTGAGCGAGAAGTTGCCACCGAG GAGGGGGAAGAGTTTGCAAGGACCAAAGGCCTTCTGTTCATGGAGACATCTGCAAAATCCAACCACCAAGTAAATGATACCTTTATGGCCATAG CGCAAGAGCTCCTGCAGCGGGAACGAGAGGAGGCATCCCATCATGGGCTGTTAACAGCCAACCTGGAGGAGAGCAGGACAGGAACAAGGTGCTGCTGA
- the RAB17 gene encoding ras-related protein Rab-17 isoform X3, with protein MAQKAVPGTSLEGIRPTYMYKVVLLGSTSVGKSSLAYRYVKNDFRDSLPTVGCSFFTQMLNLEVASIKFEIWDTAGQEKYHSVCHLYYRGARAALLVYDITNKETFNRAKLWLRDLEKEFLPDEIVIALVGNKTDLAGEREVATEEGEEFARTKGLLFMETSAKSNHQVNDTFMAIAQELLQREREEASHHGLLTANLEESRTGTRCC; from the exons ATGGCACAGAAAGCAGTGCCTGGCACCTCCCTGGAAGGGATTCGTCCCACCTACATGTACAAGGTGGTTCTGTTGGGGAGCACATCAGTGGGAAAGTCAAGCCTAGCCTACCGATATGTGAAAAATGACTTCAGGGATTCGCTGCCAACTGTGGGAT GCTCCTTCTTCACACAAATGCTCAATCTGGAGGTAGCCTCCATCAAGTTTGAGATCTGGGACACAGCAGGCCAGGAGAAGTACCACAGCGTCTGCCACCTCTACTACCGGGGTGCCCGTGCTGCTCTCCTCGTTTACGACATCACTAACAAG gAAACATTCAACAGAGCAAAGCTGTGGCTGAGGGACCTAGAGAAGGAATTCCTTCCTGATGAAATCGTTATTGCTTTGGTGGGCAACAAGACGGACCTTGCTGGTGAGCGAGAAGTTGCCACCGAG GAGGGGGAAGAGTTTGCAAGGACCAAAGGCCTTCTGTTCATGGAGACATCTGCAAAATCCAACCACCAAGTAAATGATACCTTTATGGCCATAG CGCAAGAGCTCCTGCAGCGGGAACGAGAGGAGGCATCCCATCATGGGCTGTTAACAGCCAACCTGGAGGAGAGCAGGACAGGAACAAGGTGCTGCTGA